In Vigna unguiculata cultivar IT97K-499-35 chromosome 3, ASM411807v1, whole genome shotgun sequence, a single genomic region encodes these proteins:
- the LOC114177200 gene encoding berberine bridge enzyme-like 18, producing MKCLNSYFTFATAIALLFSFHLSSADSYEDFVECLYNYPHITNSIANAVYTRTNSSYSSVLDVSIQNRRFLNITSKPKVIVTPLDVSHIQATIICAQRHGLQIRTRSGGHDYEGLSYIAGVPFVILDLINLRGIEVDVENSTAWVEAGATIGELYYRISQKSKTLGFPAGECPPVGVGGHFSGGGYGYMMRKYGLAADHVIDAKIVDVNGNLLDKETMGEDLFWAIRGGGGASFGVIVAWKIKVVPVPSTVTVFQVARTLEENATEIIHKWQRVANKFNESITMKANMVRVNSSKSGNPTVEAQFISLYLGRVDELIPMMQKSFPELGLVREECTEMSWIESILWKAGFADGEPTDVLLNRTQLIGLLFFKAKSDYVRDPIPDDGLEGLWPFFYEDEAKYAYIQFTPYGGRMDEISESETPFAHRSGYIFHIQYGVYWEEKGDEAAQRYMNWIRRVYKYMKPYVSESPRAAYMNYRDLDIGVNNNGYTSFSQASIWGFKYFGNNFNRLARVKTRVDPRNFFRNEQSIPPLISNGGANRPSWVHRMPL from the coding sequence ATGAAGTGTCTAAACTCTTATTTTACCTTTGCTACAGCCATTGctcttttattttcctttcatcTTTCTTCAGCCGATTCTTATGAAGACTTTGTTGAATGTCTTTACAATTATCCCCATATCACCAACTCAATTGCCAATGCTGTTTACACGCGGACCAACTCTTCATACTCCTCTGTCTTAGATGTTTCCATTCAAAATCGCAGGTTCTTAAACATAACCTCTAAACCCAAAGTCATTGTCACACCACTTGACGTTTCCCACATTCAAGCCACCATAATCTGTGCCCAACGCCATGGCCTGCAGATTCGAACACGAAGCGGAGGCCATGATTACGAGGGTCTCTCCTACATTGCTGGGGTTCCCTTTGTTATCCTTGACCTCATAAACCTTCGAGGAATCGAAGTTGACGTAGAAAACAGCACTGCATGGGTTGAAGCTGGGGCGACCATAGGTGAACTTTACTACCGGATTAGCCAGAAAAGTAAAACACTTGGGTTCCCAGCAGGTGAATGCCCCCCTGTGGGCGTTGGTGGCCACTTTAGCGGTGGTGGCTATGGATACATGATGCGTAAGTACGGTCTTGCTGCTGATCATGTAATTGATGCTAAGATTGTTGACGTCAATGGTAATCTCCTTGATAAAGAAACAATGGGCGAGGATCTATTTTGGGCCATTAGAGGTGGTGGTGGAGCAAGCTTTGGCGTCATCGTGGCTTGGAAGATAAAAGTAGTTCCAGTTCCATCAACTGTCACAGTATTCCAAGTTGCAAGGACGTTGGAAGAAAATGCAACGGAGATTATTCATAAGTGGCAGCGTGTGGCAAACAAATTTAACGAGAGCATAACCATGAAGGCCAACATGGTAAGGGTAAATTCAAGTAAAAGTGGGAATCCAACAGTAGAAGCGCAGTTTATATCCTTGTATCTTGGACGTGTTGATGAGCTGATTCCGATGATGCAAAAGAGCTTCCCGGAGTTGGGTTTGGTGAGAGAAGAGTGCACTGAGATGAGTTGGATAGAATCGATTCTGTGGAAGGCTGGATTCGCAGACGGTGAACCCACCGATGTTTTGCTGAACAGAACTCAATTAATCGGTTTGTTGTTTTTCAAAGCAAAATCTGATTATGTGAGAGATCCTATTCCAGATGATGGGTTAGAAGGGTTATGGCCTTTCTTTTATGAAGATGAGGCTAAATATGCTTACATTCAATTCACTCCCTATGGAGGAAGGATGGATGAGATTTCAGAATCCGAGACTCCATTCGCACACAGATCGGGCTACATATTCCACATTCAATACGGTGTGTATTGGGAAGAAAAAGGGGATGAGGCAGCTCAAAGGTACATGAATTGGATTAGAAGAgtgtataaatatatgaaacCTTATGTTTCAGAGTCTCCAAGAGCTGCATATATGAATTATAGAGACCTTGACATCGGAGTTAATAACAATGGTTACACAAGCTTCAGCCAAGCCAGCATTTGGGGCTTTAAGTATTTTGGTAATAACTTTAACAGATTGGCACGCGTGAAGACAAGGGTTGACCCTCGAAACTTCTTCAGAAACGAACAAAGCATTCCTCCTCTTATCTCCAACGGCGGCGCAAATAGACCTTCTTGGGTGCACCGCATGCCATTATAA